Proteins encoded by one window of Cannabis sativa cultivar Pink pepper isolate KNU-18-1 chromosome 4, ASM2916894v1, whole genome shotgun sequence:
- the LOC115720465 gene encoding uncharacterized protein LOC115720465 isoform X3: MEDDDDNTPVENETPSEDNTTKEKRFRGQSICKEIWKWKSKGLKVPLEWNDYGQPIGKHCAMLQTYLGYLARTQVPIDIVDWPSVPYTLLVHLWDDVEATFEVDPNYDKRYIMESISKKWRDRKSQLTKIIFSYLEDPEFAKDNPTTLTDPPKKSNITKEQWKTFVASRDNPEFKAIRKGAQERRAKLEYNHRSARTSLAQIEANLQKEHGTSEQIDRALIWKKSRMNNKGQFLDESTKEVAERIDELLEKKGKGEVVEIGSNDVLTQALGKPEHRGRVRGKGLSVCQREVFIKPPRTTFAQLQKQQLQFQQQEKQELLRQLKIMNERFSTIESQMKMMMSHRSQSQPEVQSGNGVEGQSGNGVEVQSGNRVEAQSGNGVEAQSGTRVEAQLGNGVEAQSGTRVEAQLGNGLEIHQSTNSKDEPCRLIIESSLETVAKGYIVHTGDDKIHCDDIRDNLRVRITEVIVGDADLPKAISDEVVKVKDAINTFVPWPSHLVLRGFEALIEPRPKKLKVTRKNNPSQHIQPTTQPQQKESRPFSSSSVKTSSLTTKKSTIPDHIPPSLVLYTKNFLKSKGSFMCTITAPQNIFGSIEHNIYIDKDDVSQVLHLEEISAAVISLYMRGLYETLLKMRIAQYVSFMEASQFAPSIGKTNNIVERARLLAERLNSVEKGMFLLTPYNLGRHWMVIIIYAHSQDAYFFDPVGNHPKEDAVSVVKSAFDLYNTRNNNLRRKVQGVTWYTVQGPKQPDDKVCGFYIMRLMRDLTMSNDPRDYLEKHCYGQKTYSMDEINEVREEWVSYLTEYMP, translated from the exons ATGGAAGATGACGATGATAACACACCTGTAGAGAACGAGACACCTTCAGAAGATAACACAACTAAAGAAAAAAGATTTAGAGGTCAATCAATTTGTAAGGAAATTTGGAAGTGGAAAAGTAAGGGATTAAAAGTTCCTCTTGAATGGAATGATTATGGCCAACCAATTGGAAAGCATTGTGCTATGCTTCAAACTTATCTTGGTTATCTTGCACGCACACAAGTACCTATAGATATCGTTGATTGGCCTAGTGTTCCATATACATTGTTAGTTCATCTATGGGATGATGTTGAG gcCACATTTGAAGTTGATCCAAATTATGATAAACGCTACATTATGGaatctatttcaaagaaatGGAGGGATAGAAAGTCACAATTGACAAAGatcatattttcttatttagagGACCCTGAGTTTGCAAAGGATAATCCAACAACATTAACAGACCCGCCAAAAAAGTCAAATATCACAAAGGAACAGTGGAAAACTTTTGTTGCTTCTCGAGACAATCCTGAGTTTAAGGCCATACGAAAGGGGGCACAAGAGCGACGTGCTAAGCTCGAATACAACCATCGATCTGCAAGAACGTCATTAGCGCAAATAGAGGCAAACTTACAAAAAGAACATGGTACATCAGAACAAATTGATCGAGCTTTAATTTGGAAGAAATCACGAATGAATAATAAAGGACAATTCTTAGATGAGTCAACTAAAGAAGTGGCTGAAAGGATT GATGAACTTTTGGAGAAGAAGGGCAAAGGTGAGGTGGTGGAGATTGGCTCAAATGATGTCCTCACTCAAGCTTTGGGTAAACCAGAACACCGTGGTCGTGTTCGTGGTAAAGGGTTGTCCGTGTGTCAACGGGAGGTGTTCATAAAGCCTCCACGGACCACTTTCGCACAATTACAAAAACAACAACTCCAATTTCAGCAACAAGAAAAACAAGAACTCTTACGACAATTAAAGATCATGAATGAGCGTTTTAGCACCATAGAGAgccagatgaagatgatgatgagcCACCGATCACAATCTCAGCCTGAGGTTCAATCTGGAAATGGAGTTGAGGGTCAATCTGGAAATGGAGTTGAGGTTCAATCTGGAAATAGAGTTGAGGCTCAATCAGGAAATGGAGTTGAGGCTCAATCTGGAACTAGAGTTGAGGCTCAACTTGGAAATGGAGTTGAGGCTCAATCTGGAACTAGAGTTGAGGCTCAACTTGGAAATGGACTTGAGATTCATCAATCTACTAATTCAAAG GATGAACCTTGTAGATTGATAATAGAGTCGTCATTGGAAACAGTTGCAAAAGGTTATATAGTCCATACTGGAGATGATAAAATTCATTGCGATGACATTAGGGATAATCTTCGAGTTCGCATAACTGAAGTTATTGTGGGAGATGCAGATTTACCAAAAGCGATCTCAGATGAGGTTGTAAAAGTAAAAGATGCGATTAATACATTTGTACCATGGCCTTCACACTTAGTACTAAGAGGATTTGAG GCCTTAATAGAACCAAGACCAAAGAAGTTGAAAGTTACAAGAAAGAATAATCCAAGTCAACACATACAACCTACAACTCAGCCACAACAAAAAGAGTCACGTCCATTCTCATCATCTAGTGTCAAAACATCAAGTTTGACAACGAAAAAAAGTACAATTCCGGATCACATACCACCAAGTTTGGTTTTGTACACAAAAAACTTTTTGAAGAGTAAGGGATCTTTTATGTGCACGATTACAGCTCCTCAAAATATATTTGGATCAATTGaacataacatatatattgaCAAGGATGATGTTTCACAAGTTTTACATCTTGAAGAAATCAGTGCAGCTGTCATCTCATTGTATATGag AGGTCTATATGAAACTCTTTTAAAAATGAGAATTGCTCAATATGTATCATTTATGGAGGCTTCTCAATTTGCACCGAGCATTGGTAAAACAAACAATATTGTTGAACGAGCAAGATTACTTGCGGAACGCTTAAATTCAGTAGAAAAGGGGATGTTTCTATTGACACCTTATAACTTGGG ACGACATTGGATGGTGATAATCATATATGCTCATAGCCAAGATGCATATTTTTTTGATCCAGTTGGTAATCATCCAAAAGAAGATGCCGTGAGTGTAGTCAAAAG tGCATTTGACTTATATAATACccgaaataataatttaagaagAAAAGTCCAAGGTGTAACTTGGTATACAGTTCAG GGTCCTAAACAACCTGACGATAAAGTCTGTGGTTTTTACATCATGCGACTAATGAGAGACTTAACTATGTCGAACGATCCAAGAGATTATCTAGAGAAGCAT TGTTATGGTCAGAAAACATACTCAATGGATGAGATCAACGAAGTGCGTGAAGAATGGGTCTCCTACTTAACTGAGTATATGCCATGA
- the LOC115720465 gene encoding uncharacterized protein LOC115720465 isoform X1, whose protein sequence is MDRDWMKKNRLSKEYEDGVNYFMNFAMQNEKDPTMISCPCMKCGNLKKLKVVDVRGHLYINGIDQTYQKWIWHGESVSQPSFPKRARKEDVSDRNFHIDMVNDLEEEFADRPDEFVRIIEESEKSIYTGSKVSKMSFLVKMYNIKARNGLSDNGFSQLLSYLSDIFPEGNNIPSSTYEAKKILRSLGMEYEKIHACPNDCILFRNEFVLAKHCPVCKCSRWKLNDNGKEKEGIPAKLLWYIPPIPRFKRLFRNPEHAKSLVWHDEKRIKDGKMRHPADSPSWKNIDDMYPKIASDPRNLRLGLSADGINPHSSMSSNYSCWPVNLVIYNLPPWLCMKRKFVMLSLLISGPKQPGNDIDVYLAPLVDDLKQLWEGIECYDVRKDETFTLRGVLLWTINDFPAYGNLSGHCVKGYKACPICSEQTYGVRLTHCKKVVYMGHRRFLQPTHPFRRYSKEFDGTIEDRIAPTPMTGIEVFDKVSQLVNRFGKIPPNTKDKEKVKQKGKGNKGKGKGKGKKKKVVKVKRVSKAKNKIEDACWKKRSIFFELEYWKHLLLRHNLDVMHIEKNICESIIGTLLNIPGKTKDSFSSRLDLLEMGIRTDLAPRVKVGEKRKLLPAACYNLTKEEKHQVCESLANVKVPYGYSSNIRNLVSMKDLRLIGLKSHDCHALMQQLLPIAIRGISQTHVKSAIIRLCMFFNAICSKTIDVSSLKPLQKEIELTLCLLEQFFPPSFFDVMVHLTVHLVREVELGGPVYMRWMYGFERYMKILKGYVRNRSKPEGCIVECYIAEEAIEFCSEYVGNVEPIGIPKSLFDINNVSSEGVGAGIATFTTNEEISLAHINVLENTSVVQPYIK, encoded by the coding sequence ATGGATAGAGATTGGATGAAAAAGAATAGATTGTCAAAAGAGTATGAAGATGGAGTTAACTATTTCATGAATTTCGCCATGCAAAATGAAAAGGATCCTACTATGATATCTTGCCCATGTATGAAGTgtggaaatttaaaaaaattgaaggtTGTAGATGTAAGAGGACACTTATACATAAATGGTATCGACCAAACTTACCAAAAATGGATATGGCATGGTGAGAGTGTGTCTCAACCATCATTTCCAAAAAGAGCTCGCAAAGAGGATGTATCAGATAGGAATTTTCACATTGATATGGTTAACGATCTAGAAGAAGAGTTTGCAGATCGCCCGGATGAATTCGTAAGAATAATTGAAGAATCAGAAAAATCCATTTATACTGGGTCCAAGGTTAGCAAAATGTCATTTTTGGTTAAGATGTATAATATAAAGGCTAGGAATGGATTGAGTGATAATGGATTTTCACAATTACTTTCTTACTTAAGCGATATTTTTCCTGAAGGAAATAATATCCCAAGTAGTACTTATGAGGCAAAGAAGATTTTGCGGTCATTAGGCATGGAGTATGAAAAGATACATGCATGTCCTAATGATTGCATATTATTTAGGAATGAGTTTGTGTTGGCTAAGCATTGCCCTGTTTGTAAGTGCTCTAGATGGAAGTTGAATGATAATGGCAAGGAGAAGGAGGGGATTCCTGCTAAATTATTGTGGTATATACCACCAATTCCTAGGTTTAAGCGTTTATTTCGCAATCCTGAACATGCAAAAAGTTTGGTATGGCATGACGAGAAGAGAATTAAGGATGGAAAAATGCGTCATCCGGCTGATTCTCCATCTTGGAAAAATATTGATGACATGTATCCCAAAATAGCTTCAGACCCTAGAAATCTTCGACTAGGCCTTTCTGCGGATGGTATcaatcctcatagttccatgaGTAGCAACTACAGTTGTTGGCCAGTCAATCTTGTTATTTATAATCTTCCTCCTTGGTTATGCATGAAACGTAAATTTGTCATGTTGTCATTATTAATTTCTGGGCCTAAGCAACCTGGAAATGATATTGACGTGTATTTGGCACCACTGGTGGATGATTTAAAACAATTATGGGAAGGAATTGAATGCTATGATGTAAGAAAAGATGAAACTTTTACTTTGCGAGGAGTTTTATTGTGgacaatcaatgattttccaGCATATGGTAATTTGTCTGGGCATTGTGTCAAGGGATATAAAGCATGTCCTATTTGCTCAGAACAGACATATGGTGTTAGATTAACACACTGTAAAAAAGTTGTGTACATGGGCCATAGACGATTTCTACAACCTACTCATCCATTTCGTAGGTACTCAAAGGAATTTGATGGTACAATTGAAGATAGAATTGCTCCCACTCCCATGACTGGTATAGAAGTTTTTGACAAAGTTAGTCAGTTGGTGAATCGATTTGGGAAGATTCCCCCAAATACAAAAGATAAAGAAAAAGTGAaacaaaaaggaaaaggaaataAAGGGAAAGGGAAAGGCAAAGGCAAAAAGAAGAAAGTTGTAAAAGTCAAAAGAGTTTCAAAAGCTAAGAACAAGATTGAAGATGCTTGTTGGAAGAAGAGATCTATTTTTTTTGAGTTGGAGTACTGGAAACATCTCTTATTGCGACACAATCTCGATGTCATGCACATTGAGAAAAATATTTGTGAAAGTATAATTGGAACCTTACTTAATATTCCAGGAAAGACAAAAGATAGTTTTTCATCACGACTAGATCTGTTAGAAATGGGAATTAGAACAGATTTAGCTCCTCGTGTTAAAGTGGGAGAAAAGAGAAAGTTATTACCAGCAGCTTGTTACAACCTTACAAAGGAAGAAAAACATCAAGTTTGTGAGTCGTTGGCCAATGTGAAAGTCCCATATGGTTATTCATCAAATATTCGCAACTTGGTTTCAATGAAAGATTTAAGACTTATTGGGCTTAAATCGCATGATTGTCATGCTTTAATGCAACAATTACTCCCTATTGCTATTCGAGGAATTTCTCAAACTCATGTTAAATCTGCAATCATCAGGCTTTGTATGTTTTTTAATGCAATTTGTTCAAAAACTATTGATGTATCGTCTCTAAAGCCATTGCAGAAAGAAATTGAGTTAACACTGTGTTTGCTTGAACAATTTTTTCCTCCATCATTTTTTGATGTAATGGTTCACTTAACTGTTCATTTAGTTAGGGAAGTTGAGTTAGGTGGGCCTGTGTATATGAGGTGGATGTATGGATTTGAAAGATACATGAAGATATTAAAGGGATATGTTCGAAATCGAAGTAAACCTGAAGGTTGTATTGTTGAATGCTACATTGCAGAAGAAGCTATAGAGTTTTGCTCTGAATATGTTGGTAATGTTGAGCCAATTGGTATCCCGAAATCACTATTTGATATAAACAATGTATCTAGTGAAGGAGTTGGTGCTGGCATTGCTACATTTACAACCAACGAAGAAATAAGTTTGGCTCACATAAATGTGTTGGAGAACACATCAGTGGTGCAACCTTATATCAAGTGA
- the LOC115720465 gene encoding uncharacterized protein LOC115720465 isoform X2 — MYWITLCRDMEDDDDNTPVENETPSEDNTTKEKRFRGQSICKEIWKWKSKGLKVPLEWNDYGQPIGKHCAMLQTYLGYLARTQVPIDIVDWPSVPYTLLVHLWDDVEATFEVDPNYDKRYIMESISKKWRDRKSQLTKIIFSYLEDPEFAKDNPTTLTDPPKKSNITKEQWKTFVASRDNPEFKAIRKGAQERRAKLEYNHRSARTSLAQIEANLQKEHGTSEQIDRALIWKKSRMNNKGQFLDESTKEVAERIDELLEKKGKGEVVEIGSNDVLTQALGKPEHRGRVRGKGLSVCQREVFIKPPRTTFAQLQKQQLQFQQQEKQELLRQLKIMNERFSTIESQMKMMMSHRSQSQPEVQSGNGVEGQSGNGVEVQSGNRVEAQSGNGVEAQSGTRVEAQLGNGVEAQSGTRVEAQLGNGLEIHQSTNSKDEPCRLIIESSLETVAKGYIVHTGDDKIHCDDIRDNLRVRITEVIVGDADLPKAISDEVVKVKDAINTFVPWPSHLVLRGFEALIEPRPKKLKVTRKNNPSQHIQPTTQPQQKESRPFSSSSVKTSSLTTKKSTIPDHIPPSLVLYTKNFLKSKGSFMCTITAPQNIFGSIEHNIYIDKDDVSQVLHLEEISAAVISLYMRGLYETLLKMRIAQYVSFMEASQFAPSIGKTNNIVERARLLAERLNSVEKGMFLLTPYNLGRHWMVIIIYAHSQDAYFFDPVGNHPKEDAVSVVKSAFDLYNTRNNNLRRKVQGVTWYTVQGPKQPDDKVCGFYIMRLMRDLTMSNDPRDYLEKHCYGQKTYSMDEINEVREEWVSYLTEYMP; from the exons ATGTATTGGATTACCTTATGCAGAGACATGGAAGATGACGATGATAACACACCTGTAGAGAACGAGACACCTTCAGAAGATAACACAACTAAAGAAAAAAGATTTAGAGGTCAATCAATTTGTAAGGAAATTTGGAAGTGGAAAAGTAAGGGATTAAAAGTTCCTCTTGAATGGAATGATTATGGCCAACCAATTGGAAAGCATTGTGCTATGCTTCAAACTTATCTTGGTTATCTTGCACGCACACAAGTACCTATAGATATCGTTGATTGGCCTAGTGTTCCATATACATTGTTAGTTCATCTATGGGATGATGTTGAG gcCACATTTGAAGTTGATCCAAATTATGATAAACGCTACATTATGGaatctatttcaaagaaatGGAGGGATAGAAAGTCACAATTGACAAAGatcatattttcttatttagagGACCCTGAGTTTGCAAAGGATAATCCAACAACATTAACAGACCCGCCAAAAAAGTCAAATATCACAAAGGAACAGTGGAAAACTTTTGTTGCTTCTCGAGACAATCCTGAGTTTAAGGCCATACGAAAGGGGGCACAAGAGCGACGTGCTAAGCTCGAATACAACCATCGATCTGCAAGAACGTCATTAGCGCAAATAGAGGCAAACTTACAAAAAGAACATGGTACATCAGAACAAATTGATCGAGCTTTAATTTGGAAGAAATCACGAATGAATAATAAAGGACAATTCTTAGATGAGTCAACTAAAGAAGTGGCTGAAAGGATT GATGAACTTTTGGAGAAGAAGGGCAAAGGTGAGGTGGTGGAGATTGGCTCAAATGATGTCCTCACTCAAGCTTTGGGTAAACCAGAACACCGTGGTCGTGTTCGTGGTAAAGGGTTGTCCGTGTGTCAACGGGAGGTGTTCATAAAGCCTCCACGGACCACTTTCGCACAATTACAAAAACAACAACTCCAATTTCAGCAACAAGAAAAACAAGAACTCTTACGACAATTAAAGATCATGAATGAGCGTTTTAGCACCATAGAGAgccagatgaagatgatgatgagcCACCGATCACAATCTCAGCCTGAGGTTCAATCTGGAAATGGAGTTGAGGGTCAATCTGGAAATGGAGTTGAGGTTCAATCTGGAAATAGAGTTGAGGCTCAATCAGGAAATGGAGTTGAGGCTCAATCTGGAACTAGAGTTGAGGCTCAACTTGGAAATGGAGTTGAGGCTCAATCTGGAACTAGAGTTGAGGCTCAACTTGGAAATGGACTTGAGATTCATCAATCTACTAATTCAAAG GATGAACCTTGTAGATTGATAATAGAGTCGTCATTGGAAACAGTTGCAAAAGGTTATATAGTCCATACTGGAGATGATAAAATTCATTGCGATGACATTAGGGATAATCTTCGAGTTCGCATAACTGAAGTTATTGTGGGAGATGCAGATTTACCAAAAGCGATCTCAGATGAGGTTGTAAAAGTAAAAGATGCGATTAATACATTTGTACCATGGCCTTCACACTTAGTACTAAGAGGATTTGAG GCCTTAATAGAACCAAGACCAAAGAAGTTGAAAGTTACAAGAAAGAATAATCCAAGTCAACACATACAACCTACAACTCAGCCACAACAAAAAGAGTCACGTCCATTCTCATCATCTAGTGTCAAAACATCAAGTTTGACAACGAAAAAAAGTACAATTCCGGATCACATACCACCAAGTTTGGTTTTGTACACAAAAAACTTTTTGAAGAGTAAGGGATCTTTTATGTGCACGATTACAGCTCCTCAAAATATATTTGGATCAATTGaacataacatatatattgaCAAGGATGATGTTTCACAAGTTTTACATCTTGAAGAAATCAGTGCAGCTGTCATCTCATTGTATATGag AGGTCTATATGAAACTCTTTTAAAAATGAGAATTGCTCAATATGTATCATTTATGGAGGCTTCTCAATTTGCACCGAGCATTGGTAAAACAAACAATATTGTTGAACGAGCAAGATTACTTGCGGAACGCTTAAATTCAGTAGAAAAGGGGATGTTTCTATTGACACCTTATAACTTGGG ACGACATTGGATGGTGATAATCATATATGCTCATAGCCAAGATGCATATTTTTTTGATCCAGTTGGTAATCATCCAAAAGAAGATGCCGTGAGTGTAGTCAAAAG tGCATTTGACTTATATAATACccgaaataataatttaagaagAAAAGTCCAAGGTGTAACTTGGTATACAGTTCAG GGTCCTAAACAACCTGACGATAAAGTCTGTGGTTTTTACATCATGCGACTAATGAGAGACTTAACTATGTCGAACGATCCAAGAGATTATCTAGAGAAGCAT TGTTATGGTCAGAAAACATACTCAATGGATGAGATCAACGAAGTGCGTGAAGAATGGGTCTCCTACTTAACTGAGTATATGCCATGA
- the LOC115713302 gene encoding pathogenesis-related thaumatin-like protein 3.5, with translation MVFWYFYLLALSFQGSDATVFTLENRCKNTIWPGIQSGAGHPQLMDGGLKLRAGQAVNINAPKGWSGRFWGRKWCSFDKFGKGTCVTGDCGGVLKCVGAGGKPPATLAEFTLDSPKDFYDVSLVDGYNMPISITPLGGFGSTNSKYSCKTIRCISDLNRRCPNGLQVRKNNGPIVGCKSACMAFNKPEYCCTGQYGGPQNCKPNHYSKIFKAACPTSYSYAYDDPTSTFTCKGADYLITFC, from the exons ATGgtgttttggtatttttacttaTTGGCACTCTCTTTTCAAG GTTCGGATGCAACTGTTTTCACATTAGAAAACAGATGTAAGAACACAATATGGCCAGGGATCCAATCTGGAGCTGGACATCCTCAACTAATGGACGGCGGGCTAAAGCTTAGAGCCGGCCAAGCCGTAAACATCAATGCCCCAAAAGGATGGTCAGGCCGATTCTGGGGTCGCAAGTggtgttcctttgataaatttGGCAAAGGAACCTGCGTCACGGGTGATTGTGGAGGTGTGCTGAAGTGTGTAGGAGCTGGTGGAAAACCACCTGCTACACTGGCAGAATTTACTCTTGATAGTCCCAAGGATTTCTACGATGTTAGCCTTGTTGATGGCTATAATATGCCTATTTCCATTACCCCTTTAGGTGGTTTTGGTTCTACCAATTCAAAGTACTCCTGCAAGACCATTCGGTGCATTTCGGACTTGAACCGGAGGTGCCCTAATGGCTTGCAGGTGAGGAAAAATAATGGACCCATTGTTGGGTGCAAGAGTGCATGCATGGCTTTTAATAAGCCAGAGTATTGTTGCACTGGACAGTATGGGGGTCCTCAAAACTGCAAGCCAAATCATTACTCAAAAATTTTCAAGGCTGCTTGTCCCACGTCTTATAGTTATGCCTACGATGATCCTACTAGCACTTTCACATGCAAGGGAGCTGATTACTTAATTACGTTTTGTTAA